The Phaeocystidibacter marisrubri genomic interval CAAACCGATATTACAATTGAGCTGTTTGCTGCGCAGTATTTGAATTTTTACTCTTCTTGGAAGAGTGCGGCGAATGAGTTTGACGTTCACTTCATTAACTATGATGAGTTTATTTCGAATCAAGAACAAGAGATGATCGAAATGTCGGAAGAGTTTTTAGACCGCGAACTAGTCCGTGATCCCAAGGAGGTGATTGAAGAAATTTCTTCGGGTGGCGGCGTAAACTTTAACAAGGGAAAAAAGGGACGTGGGACCGATGAATTAACGGAGGCACAAAGAGCGAGAATTCGTCAAATTGCCGCTGTCTTTGGCTTAGAAAATTCGGATTACCTGGGCTTTTAATCCATTTTTGAAACAATGAAAGGATTGGTCAAGCAATTCCTGAGTGAATCGGGAATGTGGGCATTGTATGATGAATGGCTGTACAATACTTCCCTTAAGAAACTCAATGAGTACGGTAGGCAAACTCCAGAAGACTGGAGAAGAACTCACTTTTCTGGTAAGAAGGGAGATGTCTTTTTCTTACTAGGCAGTGGATATTCCGTCAATCTTCTCAAGGATTCTCATTGGGATCTAATTGGGAATAATTTCAGCCTCGGGTTCAATAACTGGTTTTTTCATCCCTTTGTGCCGGATATCTATGGCTATGAGGTAGGGTATGATCCGCAAATGGTTCAAGCTCAGATTAAGGCCATCCACGCTGCCAATCCCGATCTCTTTTCAATCCCCTTTTTCTTGCATAGCGGTCTAGCGAGTCAGCGGAAATTTGACAGTTCAGAGTATCCGTGGAAAGAAGAAGATGTGTACATCAATGTTCCCTTTACCCTCCACACGGTAAATGAGCGTATCATCAAAAAATACATTCGCAAATCGGTGGCCAGTGAAGACTTGAACAAACTGCTTCACTATTCGTCGTCGCTAAGTGTTTATCTGGACATGGGCATCCGCTTAGGGTATAAAAAGCTGGTGCTAGTCGGGGTGGATATGAATGACCCGAGATATTTTTATGAAGCTCCTCAGTTTTTGGATCACTCAGCTGAAGTGATGAAAAACTTGAAGCGAATTCATGAAGAATCCGGAAAGAATCAGACGATTCACGCCGTTGCAGATAAGAAGATTACATCGAGATTTGGGTGTCTTCCCGTGGATGAATACATCTATTTGCTACAGGATGAGCTGCATAAAATTGATCCAGAATATCAGATTTACGCGGCTTCGGAGACTTCACGTTTGGCAGAAAAACTTCCAGTTTATCCTTGGTGAGGCTTAGCGCCTAAAAGCCCCATCACTACCCAATAGCGAAACTTGACAAGTGTCCAGCCTTTGATGTGCTGACCTTTCAAGAGAAAGCTAAGATAGAGTAGGGCTGTCCCACCAATCTTAACGAGCTCCAGCATCCATTTGATGACCATAGCGCCCGCACCTTCTTTTTGAAGTCGTGTTCGCTCATGTCCACCAACTCCCATTGCCAGGCCTTTGACGTATTCCATGGTGATGCGCTTAGGTGGAATGATGTGATCGACCACAACTTTAGGAGCGTAGTACACGAGTCCTCCAACTTTCTTGATACGGAAGACCATGTCTTTCTCATCTCCACCTTCAAGACCATCTCCTCTTCGCCCTAGCTCCACATCAAACACTCCTGCTTTGTCGAAACACTCCTTGCGGTACGCCATATTCGCTCCCGTTGGAAATTTTCGCTTGGCAAAGGCTTTGGGTTGATCGCCCATATCGAGAGCAGCCACCAATGGAAGCAGCCATTTGCTCATCCACTTGGGTTCATCACAATCATCGTAGAGCGGATAGAGCTTGCCGCCAATGACATCTACTTTTGGATTCTCTTCAAAGAATCGGATGGTTTCTTCGCAGTATTCAGGACGAACAAAGGCATCATCGTCAATAAACGCGAGGTATTTTCCTTTGGACTCGGCAATACCTCTATTCCTTGCCCATGTATGACCTTGATTGTATTCAATGGAATAGGTTACGCGCAAGTCTGGATGTGCCGCTATGAACTCCTTACAAATAGCATCGGTGTTATCTGGGCTGTTGTTGTTGACCAGAACCACTTCGTACTTCGATTTGTCGAGTGTTTGCTGTAACAGACATTCGAGATTTCGAAGAATATATCGCTCACGGTTATACGTACAAACGATAACCGATAGAATAGGATTTTCCATGCTTAGGCTTCGCTACTCTCAGTTTTGCTTTTTGAATCGCGGTAAATCATGAATCCCAGTAGGGCAATGATTCCATAGAACAGAATGCTCATTCCCAAGTCGATTTTCTCACCCGCATAATATGTTTTCGGCTCAAACACGAATTCTATGGTGTGATTTCCACTTGGAACCACCATAGACCGTAGTAGGTAGTTTACACGGTAGTGATCTACCGCTTCACCATCTACATAAGCCTGCCAAGCTTGATTGGTAGGGGTGTAGTAAATTTCAGAGAATACAGCGAGGGCATCACCACCTGAGTTTTGCGACTTGTACACCATGTGCTTAGGGTCGTAGGATTCAAGTACAATGGAACGATTTACCGTGCTGTCTGGGGCAAAAACAAAACCATCTATGTTCTCTTGAAGGGACGATTGAGCAATGACTTCAACTTGAGGGTTGAATTCATCCATGGCTCGCATTTCTTCTACCGTGTTGTCAACAAAGGTCACTGAAGATGGGAACCAAGCGTTACCACAGGCATTTGGATTCGGAACCGCAACCTTGCCGTTTTGGCCATTTGC includes:
- a CDS encoding glycosyltransferase family 2 protein gives rise to the protein MENPILSVIVCTYNRERYILRNLECLLQQTLDKSKYEVVLVNNNSPDNTDAICKEFIAAHPDLRVTYSIEYNQGHTWARNRGIAESKGKYLAFIDDDAFVRPEYCEETIRFFEENPKVDVIGGKLYPLYDDCDEPKWMSKWLLPLVAALDMGDQPKAFAKRKFPTGANMAYRKECFDKAGVFDVELGRRGDGLEGGDEKDMVFRIKKVGGLVYYAPKVVVDHIIPPKRITMEYVKGLAMGVGGHERTRLQKEGAGAMVIKWMLELVKIGGTALLYLSFLLKGQHIKGWTLVKFRYWVVMGLLGAKPHQG